In one window of Opitutus sp. GAS368 DNA:
- the ybeY gene encoding rRNA maturation RNase YbeY yields the protein MNREVAITNRHPRLRFRRAEVARVIHVLDTGFVKSPLERGLSAIGSATADAAKRRGVSAVPAGELSLVFLTDPALAKIHGDFMADPTATDVITFAGEPTALGSEALAKEAGLAGEICVSADTAARYVGASLVDARGRPQGTPLQEKFSAELTLYVVHGWLHLAGYDDLQPAKKRRMRAAEARAMKLLRAAKAVPEFRLA from the coding sequence ATGAACCGCGAAGTCGCCATCACCAACCGCCACCCACGCCTGCGCTTCCGCCGGGCGGAGGTGGCGCGTGTCATTCACGTTCTCGATACCGGTTTCGTGAAATCCCCTCTGGAGAGGGGCCTGTCGGCCATAGGCTCGGCGACGGCTGATGCCGCAAAGCGCCGGGGGGTGTCGGCGGTCCCGGCCGGCGAACTCTCCCTCGTCTTCCTCACCGACCCGGCGCTGGCGAAGATCCACGGCGATTTCATGGCCGACCCGACGGCGACCGACGTCATCACCTTCGCGGGCGAGCCGACGGCCCTGGGCTCCGAAGCCTTGGCGAAGGAGGCCGGCCTCGCCGGCGAGATCTGCGTCTCGGCCGACACGGCCGCTCGGTATGTAGGGGCGTCCCTTGTGGACGCCCGCGGGCGTCCACAAGGGACGCCCCTACAGGAAAAATTCTCCGCCGAACTGACCCTCTACGTCGTGCATGGCTGGCTCCACCTGGCCGGCTACGACGACCTGCAGCCCGCCAAGAAGCGCCGCATGCGCGCGGCCGAGGCCCGGGCGATGAAGCTGTTGCGGGCGGCGAAAGCCGTGCCGGAATTTCGCCTGGCCTAA
- a CDS encoding DUF502 domain-containing protein, with product MPSSRFTSLRNAFLTGLVLVAPLVATVWVLRLIISFVGGSITPLFLPYLPEMLSHLPSLVWDVLATLIALGFVTLLGYVSHLFLGQFVGALGERLIQGIPGIGGFYNSVKQFIETFGAKDRTQFSKVVLVQFPRPGAYTIGFVTNTGQGELHTHFKNDHWAVFVPTCPSPVNGFFMYLPAMELIELDMSVGDGMKTVISCGAVLPTWNDPAAAKAALKKN from the coding sequence ATGCCCTCCTCCCGTTTCACTTCCCTTCGCAACGCCTTCCTCACGGGCTTGGTGCTGGTCGCGCCACTGGTCGCCACCGTTTGGGTGCTGCGCCTGATCATCAGCTTTGTCGGCGGCTCGATCACGCCGTTGTTCCTGCCTTATCTGCCCGAGATGCTGAGCCACCTGCCGTCCCTCGTCTGGGACGTGCTGGCCACCCTCATCGCGCTCGGGTTCGTCACCCTGCTTGGTTATGTCTCGCATCTTTTCCTCGGGCAGTTCGTGGGCGCGCTCGGCGAGCGTTTGATCCAGGGCATCCCGGGCATCGGCGGCTTCTACAACAGCGTGAAGCAGTTCATCGAGACCTTCGGGGCGAAAGACCGCACGCAGTTCAGCAAAGTCGTGCTCGTGCAGTTCCCGCGGCCCGGTGCCTACACCATCGGCTTTGTCACCAACACCGGCCAGGGCGAACTGCACACGCACTTCAAAAACGACCACTGGGCCGTGTTCGTCCCCACCTGCCCCAGCCCGGTCAACGGCTTCTTCATGTATCTGCCCGCGATGGAACTCATCGAACTCGATATGTCGGTCGGCGATGGCATGAAGACCGTCATCTCCTGCGGCGCCGTCCTGCCGACCTGGAATGACCCGGCCGCGGCGAAGGCCGCGCTGAAAAAAAACTGA